One window from the genome of Anopheles merus strain MAF chromosome 3R, AmerM5.1, whole genome shotgun sequence encodes:
- the LOC121597485 gene encoding uncharacterized protein LOC121597485 produces MKPSTNVKVLATLFLLQMIFLMPFSQAYVYIIPNAKSQGQEGSCYDESLQINVPVNEVRQRTGKCESMSCSDDYSLHVAGCGSIAVGPGMIITPTDYSKPYPDCCPHPALSAENVV; encoded by the exons ATGAAGCCGTCAACCAACGTTAAAGTGCTAGCCACGTTATTTTTGTTACAAATGATCTTCCTAATGCCGTTTTCTCAGGCCTATGTGTACATAATTCCCAATGCAAAAAGCCAAG gtcAAGAAGGTAGCTGCTACGACGAATCGCTACAAATAAATGTTCCTGTAAATGAGGTTCGGCAGCGTACAGGGAAATGCGAATCCATGAGCTGCAGTGATGATTATTCACTTCATGTTGCTGG ATGTGGCAGTATTGCGGTTGGGCCTGGAATGATAATAACTCCTACAGACTATTCAAAACCGTATCCAGATTGTTGCCCGCACCCGGCATTGAGTGCAGAAAATGtggtttaa
- the LOC121596299 gene encoding U-scoloptoxin(16)-Ssd1a-like, with product MGPSTNFKVLVTLVLLQMIYLISFSQAYVYMVANAKSQAQEDSCYDESLQINVPVNEERQRPGKCESMRCSDDYSLHVAGCGVIGVGPGMVLTKTDYSKPYPDCCPQVKMTAED from the exons atggGGCCGTCAACCAACTTTAAAGTGCTAGTCACATTAGTTTTGTTGCAAATGATCTATTTAATATCGTTTTCACAGGCATATGTGTACATGGTTGCTAATGCAAAAAGTCAAG cTCAAGAAGATAGCTGCTACGACGAATCGCTACAAATAAATGTTCCTGTAAATGAGGAACGACAGCGTCCCGGAAAATGTGAATCCATGCGCTGCAGTGATGATTATTCACTTCATGTTGCTGG ATGTGGAGTTATTGGGGTAGGACCTGGAATGGTTTTAACTAAGACAGACTATTCAAAACCGTATCCAGATTGCTGTCCCCAAGTGAAAATGACCGCCGAagattaa